The DNA region AAAACACGTCGTCATTTGACTGAATTTTGGATGATTGAACCTGAAATGGCTTGGATGGATCAAGCAGCGTCATTAGAGGTACAAGAACGCTATATCGCCTATTTGATTCAAGCTGTTTTGGATCGCAATGACTATGAATTAGACTTGCTAGGACGAGATAAGGCGTTACTTGCAACCTATACGAAATTGCCATATCCTCGTGTGTCATATGATGATGCCATCAAGCTCCTACAAGATAATGGTTTTGACGTTGAGTGGGGTGTTGATTTTGGCTCGCCAGAAGAGACATTTTTGGCAAATCATTTTGCAAGCCCAGTCTTTATCCTCAATTTCCCTAAAGCCATTAAAGCTTTCTATATGAAGCGCCATGCAACTCGAGATGACGTTGTTATTTCTGCTGATTTGTTAGCACCAGAGGGCTATGGGGAAATTATTGGTGGATCTGAACGTGATACAGATTATGACTATTTGAAGCAACGGATCGAAGAAGAGGGACTAGATTTATCAGAGTACGAATGGTACCTTGATTTGCGTAAATATGGATCAGTGCCACATTCAGGATTTGGTCTTGGATTGGAACGTGCAGTCACTTGGATTACTGGTGAGGAACACATTCGAGAGGCCATTCCATTCCCACGTACTATGAATCGTTTGCGTCCGTAAAACATTGTTAAGTCGCTATCGTTGGCTATATACCAACGATAGACGGCTTTTTATTATTCGTTTTAATTCGTTTTAATTCGTGGTAATTCATTAAAAATTCGCACCAAATTCGCACCATTTTAAAAAATTCGCACCAAATTCGCACCAAATTTTTAGTGATATTAGATCATATTATTGAGCATATTAATTGTTCTTTGTTCTTCCTTTAATGCTTGTTCGTTTAATAGATGAATATAAATAGTTTGTGTAATTGCAATATTAGCGTGCCCTAGACGTTTTGAAATGTAAGCAATATTAATTCCCTTAGAAAGCAAATAGGATGCGTGAGAGTGTCTTAATCCATGTATAGAAACAATATTTTTGAAATTGTTCTTTAACTCATAAAGCTCAAGAGTTTTATTCGGATTCGAAGCTATTCTCCTTCCGTCAAATAACTCGTAATTTTTATTCCATGTGTGTTTATGAGAGATAAATAAATTATATATCTCAAAAAAGTTGCTAGGCATTTTAATTTCACGGATTGAATTTTTAGTTTTTGGTGTGGTATTTATTCCGTCGCGTCCTTTTGTCTTATTAATTGATATTGTTTGTTTTTCTAAATTTATGTCATCTCTAGTAAGTGCGAGAGCTTCACCAGCTCGTAATCCAGAATACGCAATTAAAACTATCATGAATGATGAAAGAGCAGAATTATCAGACAGCCGTTTTTCCTGACTAAAATACTCAATTAACTTTATTAATTCGTCAGCTTCTAGAAATTTTTCTGACGCATCTTTGCTATCTTTTGTGCCTGTTATCTTTACATTATAGGTAGGGTCGATCGAAATTATGCCATCATGAAAGGCTTGTTGAATAATAGAATTAATAATTTGATGTCTTTTTTTAACAGTATTAGCAGTGTGTCCGATAGAATATTCGTTTAGAAATCGTTGATATTTTTCACGAGTTAATTCGCTTATTTTTATATCTGCAAAATACTTAATAACAATGTATTCTCTAACTGCTCGCCATGCATCTTTGGTTGCAGGTTTAATTCCGGAATCTATTTTAAGATTCATATTCATATCGAAATAATCAACAAAATTCCAATCATGGTAAGGGTTTTTAATTTTCTCAGAATCATTTTTAACTTTGGTTAACCATTCATCTGCTAATCTCTTGGTTTTAAAACCTGTTTTTGATTTCTTTTTATATTTTCCACTGGCATCCTTATATGTATAATCGGCACGCCAACCTGCACTGGTTTTATAAATAGCCATAATGTTAGTTTAAACCTAACCTTCCTATCGTTTTAAGAGCAGTTTAAAGACATGCTCAGGTCTGTGGTATAATTTATACAGAAAAGAGCTAGTAATAGTACTTTTTGGGTAAATCACATCCTACTGTTTGGCGATAGGGGGATGTGATTTTTTTATTTAAATGAATCTAATGTTAATGAGTTATCTAGTGCGGAAGAACGTCCAATTTCTTTTCCAGATGCATCAGTAACAACTGTGAATGTTAAATTGCTATTGTCTTTCGTATTCAAATCGAAAAATTTAACCATCTTGTTATCCATAAATATTTGAGAGGCAGCAGCGGATTGTGCTTTTTTTGCGACCTCTAAAATCTCTGATTTAGTTAATGTATCAATAGCATCCTTACTTAAGTAAACTTTGATGGCTTCTGTACCGGCGTAGTTGTACTCAATTTTGTTCACGTAAAGTGACCATGCAAAGTTAATATTTGGTTCTTTGGTTTGACCATCAGGTAACTCTTTACCATTTTCATCTAGTTTACCGGTGGCAAATCCTTTGTCTTCGGTTAAATGATCTACTAATAATTTGTTAAACTTAGAAACCATTTTTTTGTCACTAACACTTTTAGTTGATTCCGTATCTGACTTATTCGAGGTCTTTGATGAGTTAGACACTCCGATTATCATAAACAAAATACCTGCGATAACTAGAATGAAAGTTATTTTCATAGTGCGCTTGTTTTTTGCACTAACCTCTTCGATTTTTTTTGCTTTATCTATGATTAGTTTGACCCCTATAACAATTAGCATACCGATAGCTATAAGTAATAAGAGAGCACCAAATACAGTCATAATACATAACTCCTTAAAATCAGCTTTTAACGTCATTCATGATTGGACGTAGTAAGTTAAATTTTTTTCACGATGTCAGATACAGTATTTTCGAATGATGATGGTAAACCAAATTCATACATAAAATTCAAATAGTTTCGATTCTCAACTGGTGTGTCGCTATATACATATCTCGCTATTAATTCGATTCCATTTTCGTGAGCTAGACGTTCTTCAAATTTTTTACTTAAAGGTGAGAATGCATATACACCCTGCGCATCACTATCACCATATAGAATATGGCTCATTTCATGTGCTAGTCGAAAAGCGATGGAAATGATCGTGTTGTAGTTTTTGTTAATAATTATTTTTCGATGTTTTGGGTAACAAATGTCGGGCGTGGACTCATCTAATTTATTGGTAAATTTAACATCTATTTTCTTATTAATACAATACGTCAATAGGTAATCAATTAAATCACTAGTCATCCATATCCTCCAAAATACGACGAATAATTTTTAACTCAGCTTCTGGAATTTCTTTTCCATCAAAAGAAAGAATGGGGTTGTTGTCAAACACTTCTTTTAAATCGGATTGATATTGAGAAGGTTGGTTGTTATTAGCAACTACATCAGTATTTCCAAGTAAAAAGTCAGTGGATACCCCAGTACGTCGGCAACTGCTTTTAACGTGTCGGCTTTAGGTGTTACCCTATTCCATTGGTATATTGATTTTTGGGCTATTCCAGCTTTAGTGGCGACATCTGTTAGAGAAAGTCCACGTTCTTTCGCCATTTTTTTGGTATTTTCTAAAAGGGTCATAAAAATCTCTCCATACTAATATCAATAAAAAGTACAATAGATTGAAATTAATCCTTTACATAAATTACAAAAGGTTGTACTATAATATTTGTTAAGTTATTTAATTATTTTTGTTCATAAAAGAGACCGTAAAACAAAACGTTAATCTTGAGCTGGCAGGCTATATAAGATAAATACATGTTTTTTATCGGCTTATTTGTTATGCAATTATAGTACAACGAATTGTACTTTTTGTAAATAAAATTATTAAATCAATTAACAAA from Weissella diestrammenae includes:
- the asnS gene encoding asparagine--tRNA ligase — protein: MDTIRLEDVKNYVGQDVRIGAWLRNKRGSGKLQFLQLRDGTAFMQAVVVKEEVGEDIFAKAKELKQETSMYLTGTIKADERSAFGYEMDVKDLVVVGESDGYPITPKEHGTDFLMDHRHLYLRHIQPFAVLRIRNTIIAATYEFFNKEGFIKVDAPFLTGSAPEGTTELFSTQYFDTEAYLSQTGQLYAEAGAMAFGKVFTFGPTFRAEKSKTRRHLTEFWMIEPEMAWMDQAASLEVQERYIAYLIQAVLDRNDYELDLLGRDKALLATYTKLPYPRVSYDDAIKLLQDNGFDVEWGVDFGSPEETFLANHFASPVFILNFPKAIKAFYMKRHATRDDVVISADLLAPEGYGEIIGGSERDTDYDYLKQRIEEEGLDLSEYEWYLDLRKYGSVPHSGFGLGLERAVTWITGEEHIREAIPFPRTMNRLRP
- a CDS encoding tyrosine-type recombinase/integrase, whose product is MAIYKTSAGWRADYTYKDASGKYKKKSKTGFKTKRLADEWLTKVKNDSEKIKNPYHDWNFVDYFDMNMNLKIDSGIKPATKDAWRAVREYIVIKYFADIKISELTREKYQRFLNEYSIGHTANTVKKRHQIINSIIQQAFHDGIISIDPTYNVKITGTKDSKDASEKFLEADELIKLIEYFSQEKRLSDNSALSSFMIVLIAYSGLRAGEALALTRDDINLEKQTISINKTKGRDGINTTPKTKNSIREIKMPSNFFEIYNLFISHKHTWNKNYELFDGRRIASNPNKTLELYELKNNFKNIVSIHGLRHSHASYLLSKGINIAYISKRLGHANIAITQTIYIHLLNEQALKEEQRTINMLNNMI
- a CDS encoding putative holin-like toxin, encoding MTVFGALLLLIAIGMLIVIGVKLIIDKAKKIEEVSAKNKRTMKITFILVIAGILFMIIGVSNSSKTSNKSDTESTKSVSDKKMVSKFNKLLVDHLTEDKGFATGKLDENGKELPDGQTKEPNINFAWSLYVNKIEYNYAGTEAIKVYLSKDAIDTLTKSEILEVAKKAQSAAASQIFMDNKMVKFFDLNTKDNSNLTFTVVTDASGKEIGRSSALDNSLTLDSFK
- a CDS encoding helix-turn-helix domain-containing protein; its protein translation is MTLLENTKKMAKERGLSLTDVATKAGIAQKSIYQWNRVTPKADTLKAVADVLGYPLTFYLEILM